A window from Candidatus Hydrogenedentota bacterium encodes these proteins:
- a CDS encoding D-aminoacyl-tRNA deacylase — AHGLVVAEGSFGAYMEVRLINDGPVTLLLDTKKVF, encoded by the coding sequence GGGCGCACGGTTTGGTTGTGGCCGAGGGATCGTTTGGCGCATATATGGAAGTCCGGCTGATCAATGACGGGCCGGTGACGTTGCTCCTGGATACCAAGAAG